The DNA window CGACTTGACCATTTTGTATTTCGATGCTCTACAAAAAGCCCTTGCAGAAGGTGTAacttttgataataaatatgttTTAATCACTGGGGCCAGCGTTGATTCTATCGGAACATATATTTTGCAAGGTTTGTTACAAGGAGGCGCTAAAGTGATTGCCACCACCTATTCCTTTGACAGGAAAAAAACTAAGTACTTCCAATCTTTATATACAAAATGGGGATCAAAAGGATCAGCCCTGGTTTTAGTTCCGTTCAATCAGGGTTCCAAGCAGGATTGtgaaaatttaattaaatatatctaTGATGATGTGAAGAAGGGTGGATTGGGCTGGGATTTAGATGTCATTATTCCATTTGCAGCTATTTCAGAAACTAATGTTGAACTAGAGAATATTAATTCAAAATCTGAATTTGCTCACAGAATAATGAtgacaaatattttaagaATGCTGGGCTGcattaaaagagaaaaaagatcaaGAAATGTTGATACTAGACCTGCTCAAGTTATTTTGCCCCTATCATCTAATTGTGATACGCTTGGTGGCAATGGTTTATGTTCTGAATCAAAACTGGCATTAGAGGCTCTTTTCTCCAAATGGCATACTGAAAATTGGTCATCTGAACTGAGCATCTGTGGCGCTATTATTGGTTGGACACGGGATGCTGATTCTACATCtccaaataatattattgcaGAGGGTCTTGAAAATAGAGGTATAGCTACTTATTCCCAGGTAGAAATGGCATTTAACTTACTGGGATTATTAGCGCCAGATATTGCGTTGGCGTGTCAAAATTATCCTATTGTGGCTGATTTAACCTCCGGTTTGCAAAACatcaataatttaaagGAGGTAACTACTCAACTTCATTCTGATTTGTATGAAATTTCGAGTATTAGAAAGGCCATTTCAGAGGAAacttttattgaaaaaagggTCACCACGGGTAAGGAGATTGACACTTGCCATCCCAACTTTGAAGTTTCCCCTAAATCTAACATAAATTTGGGTTTCCCAGCTTTGAAATCTTACAATGAAATCAAAAAGTTGTCACCACACTTAGAGGGcttattaaatttgaatAAAGTAGTTGTAATTACTGGATTCGCTGAAGTTGGTCCATGGGGGTCATCTAGGACTAGGTGGGAAATGGAAGCCTATGGAAAGTTTTCCTTGGAAGGCTGTATTGAGATGGCTTGGATGATGGGAttaatcaaatattttagtgGTAATATAGAGGGAGTTCCCTATACAGGCTGGGTAGATTCTAAAAGCAACGAACCAGTAAAAGACAATGATgttaaaagtaaatatgAAGCCCATATTTTAGACCATACAGGGATAAGGCTAATTGAACCAGAATTATGCAATGGATATGATCCAAATAAGAAACATTTAATCCAAGAAGTCGTTGTCCAACATAACCTAGAACCATTTGAAACTTCAAAAGAGGCTGCTTTGCAATTTAAGCAAGAACATGGCGATAAGGTGGATATATTTGAAATTCAAGAAACTGGTGAATATAGTGTTAGGCTTTTGAAGGGCTCCGTTTTGTATATTCCCAAGGCCTTGAAATTTGATCGTTTAGTCAGTGGTCAAGTTCCAACTGGCTGGGATCCAAAAACGTATGGTATTTCTGAGGATATAATTTCACAAGTTGATAAAGTCactttgtttgttttggTGTCTGTTGCAGaaacttttatttcatCTGGTATTACTGATCCATATGAAGTTTATAAATATGTGCATGTGTCTGAGGTTGGAAATTGCTCTGGATCTTGTCTGGGTGGCGACTGGGCCTTGCATCGTATGTATAAGGATCGTTTTAAAGACGAATCCTTTCAAAATGACATTTTGCAGGAATCTTTTATCAATACAATGTCTGCATGGGTCAATATGCTTTTAATATCTTCATCGGGTCCTATTAAAACTCCTGTTGGCGCATGTGCTACCGCTGTAGAATCTTTGGATATTGGACATGAAACTATTTTATCAGGTAAGGCTAAAATTTGTATTGTTGGTGGCTACGAGGGCTTTATAGAGGAAAGTTCCTTTGAGTTCGGTAAAATGAAGGCTACTTCGAATTCTATTGATGAATTTGAATGTGGGCGAAGTCCAGCTGAAATGTCTAGGCCAGCCACTTCCACACGTAATGGGTTCGTTGAGTCAGATGGTTCTGGTATCCAATTGCTTATGACTGCTGAACTAGCACTGAGTATGGGCGTTCCAATTTACGGTATTTTGGCTTTTACTGCCACTGCTTCAGACAAAATTGGTAAGTCTGTACCTGCGCCTGGGAAAGGTATTTTAACTACTTCTAAGGAGCATAACTCAATTTTTATGCCCAAAATCACCAATATAAAATACAGGAAAAGTCAACTGAAGTCGATAAAAGAGCAAGCAAAATTGTGGGCCATTGCTGAAATCGAGGCTTTGAGTGACGAGGTACTTTTCGTTCCAGAAGTTCAAAGGACCCAATATGTTGTAGAAAGAATTGCTGAAATTGAAAACCAGGTTGATTACCAAATTAAATGTGCTCAAGATCAATGGGGTAATGAATTctacaaaaataatccaTGCATTGCCCCAATAAGAGGTGCTTTAGCTGTTTATGACTTAAGCGTTGATGATATTGATGTTGCATCTTTTCACGGTACATCTACAAAAGCTAATGATACTAACGAATCAGCTACTGTTAATTCAATGATGGAACACCTAGGAAGAAGTGAGGGCAACCCTGTTATTGGcgtttttcaaaaatatttgactGGTCATCCAAAGGGTGCCGCTGGTGCTTGGATGACAAATGGTGCTcttcaaattttaaatagcGGAATTATTCCAGGAAATCGTAATGCCGATAATATTGATTCAGCTATGGAACAATACAAGTATGTAGCTTATCCCTCCCATAGCATTAAAACTGATGGCGTGAAGGCGGTTTCTATTACATGCTTTGGATTTGGCCAAAAGGGTGCACAAGCTATTGTTATAAACCCAGATTATTTATATGCTTCAGTTACTGAACATTTATATGAGGACTACAAaaccaaattaaaaaaaagagaaagagtAGCTCAGCAGTACTTCAGCAAGGGAATGATCAATAACAGCTTGTTTGTTGCCAAAGAGAAAGCTCCATACCCAGATACTTTACAAGAAAAAGTGTATTTGAATCCGTTAGCTCGTGTGACATTAAATGAAGATAATGagttaatttttgaagaaCAAACTGTTGGAAACGATCAAGATTATGATAGTAAAAATGCAAGTCAAACTACTAAAATGGTATCTGACTTGATTAATGCAACTAAGGGTCAGTATCATAAACCATTTGAAGTTTATATTGAATTGGTTAATAAGGATttagatatttttaatgatcTAAATTTACTTTTGACTGAATTTACTACAGAAGAGATTAACTATTGCAAGAAACAACCAGATCAAAGAGCATCTTTTGCGGGTACAAAAGCTGCTAAAATGGCAATAATGAAGAAGTTAAATATTCAATGCAATAAAGagtatttaaaacaaattgaaATAGATAGAGGCTTGGATCTTACACCTAAAGTAAAACTCTATAGCTATATCAAGGACATGGTGACTAAAATGGGAATCAGTAGCATCAATGTGTCAATTATAAATAAGGAGCTACAGGCTATAGCTTTTATTAGTTATTGAGAATTGGCTaggtgatttttttttatttttgccaTACATTGGGTTTTAATACcccaaaatattattatgctGCAACTTTATACTAATTGCAATCTACttgttatataaattattaaaaaaaaaaaaaaaaaaaaaaaatgggtcCGAAAGTCAAAAGTGTTTAGCCGTgtataacaaatatatcGGACTGTTAtttcaattgttttttgtgACAAGATATTGGTGTCAGCGAtcgatattattttaatgagtaaaatgaaaaaaaaggaccacaaaagaaaaaaaaaaatagaaaatagaaaatagaaagtaataaatgaataataGATACTTAATTAACTtcactatatatatatatatattaacatTTAAACTTTCCGtaagaggaaaaaaaagtttttaaataaaaagaataataaaaaggttattaattaaaatattaatcaCACATACGAAGAAAAGTATTACATGGAAAGTTCTATTTTAAGAAATtcagaaaaattaatcaaaaCCATTTATTCTTCACCATTAAATACCATGAACACAGAGTGTGATCATACAATACAAAGTGATATTCAAACAAGCACTATTGTATTAAGGCTGGAACTTAATGATAATCCGTACAATGCTGatatttccaaatttaGATCGactgaaaatttttttacaaaggACTCTAGCagtaaagaaataaaaaaaatatcatccataaaaaatttaaaactcCCACTTGATATTTCATACATTTCTGACAGGTTAATTGTTGGCTCTTATCCTGTTACCAAGTATCCAAAACTGTTATACAGAAACAAATTAGAGGATGTAATCcaatttttaaaccaaGCCCATGGACACAATAGATGGAAAatctttaatttaaaagttgaaCAAAGTGATTCTGATTATACAGATAATGAGTTATTATCAATCATTAACAGTTTTAAAGATGCTAATAAACAAGTCGCCTTAACAAATTATGAAAACAACGAATCTATAACTCTGCCACTTACGTCTAATAGCACTAATACCGATACTACCAATCAAAATTCTCCAAGACTCGGTTGGTTCGAAATGGCATccgaaaaattaaaaaaaactatgaGCTATAGTAACACTGGGAGCTACAATAGAAGTTATGAAAAACCACAGAATCTAAGatataataagaataatgcAGCCTCCAATATCTCACAGTATCTAAATAGATGTGGATGGATGGACCATGCACCCCCaacatttttaaacttacaaaaaattattgacaATATGAAACAATGGTTAGATGATTGTggtgaaaatatttgttttgttcATTGTAAAATGGGAAAAGGAAGGTCGGGTGTTATAGCTACTGCATATATGATGAAATATGACAATTTGTGTTTAAAAGATGCCTTAgagatttttaaaaatactagATTTAAACCGGGAGTTAGCAGAGGGATCACGATACCGTCTCAATTAAGATATTTGAGCTACCATGAACAGTACTTGtctttcaaaaaagaaagtgaTCGTCTagatataattaaaattttaaattcagAATCGAGTATATTATTACAGTTTCAAATTAGACAGATCCGAATTTTAAAGCCTAGCaatcttttatttgataaaaaattaagagaagaattaatttttgaaataaattttgaatGTGTGAATAGTCataatatgaataaaattgaGCCCCTTTTCAAGTATGTGTTTAATTTCAGTGACTACTTATTAAATCTAAATGGAAATATAGTTATGGAAACTGCAACAAATGGGAATAAActattaattttcaaagaaaataaatgtcTCAAAGTTGGTATTTCGGATGTAAGAATAACTTTTTCCTTAAAAACTAAATCCAAACATACAATTTTGAATAACGTATCAAAGTATTCttcttattcttatttttggttaaaTTTCTACTGGGAAACTTTGTCATGCAGTGTTAAAACACACGAGCcacaatattatttgttggGATCTTTGCAAAAAGAACAGGCCAATAAAGTCCGTGGTTTTTCCATGGGtcaatatcaaataaattggaataCCTTAGACGGCAGTGGCGGAATAAATGGTAATTTACATAAAGGATTAAAGTTATTTGACAAGATAGAAATAGATTGGGCTGTGTGATTAATGTTTTCTTATGTATCGCTTTTATCTactattaaataatatatttttgatttattttatatcatacgtttaaagttttaaaatatatactattaaattctttgtttaaaaaatgtgtgaaaaaaaaaaaaaaaaaaaaaaaaaaaagaaaataagatatataaaattttggtTAGAGCAATATCTcatttatccttttttctcttttctttattgcTATATATACTATTAATTTGTTCCTTGTCCAGTTTTTCCCATGCGTCTACTACTATCTTGGAAATAAATTCAACGGAATCATTGTTGTGATGTGCTATTGCTTGgatattttttactttGTAAGGTGGCGTGATTTTAACTTCTTCTAGGAgaataatatcttttgtGCGATTATCCCACTTTATTTCAGATATAGTTTTATGTAACTTGTCAAAGATAAATTGGCCTTCTTTAGTAACATTCTTTCctaaaaacaaatctcTTTGGCCAGTAATTTTCACTTGTTCAtctaacaaattttttactCTTTCCAAATCAACATAATGTGGCTTCAATggatgtttttttaaataagaAACTGACGATTGTgtattattgataaattcAATCGACTTGataaatgatattttaaaaattttaaaggaGAAACCGTTATTGTTACtgttactactaccactattgttattagaaTTTTGCTTTTGACCACTTGTTAAAATAGTTATATTACCACTTTCagaattaaaagaatatattCTCCCAATAGTTTCCTTACCGAGTAAATTGGTAACTTTTACTGTAACACCAATAATGTTATCTAaattcattatttatttatttttttctttcccgcagtttttcttgttaaatatacatatatttttttttttttaagttataGGTTTAAGTTAAGGGAACCATTAAGTAATTGTGGATTTACAGATATGTTTGAACAAAAAGCTGCAACGCAAGAactatgaaaaaaaaaaaaaaaaaaagatgaatataattttttttttttagtagatctccttttttttttttttttttttttttttttgatttttattttactattatttttttttttctcttgaTGTCCGAAGAACTAAACAAGGACATGTAGTCCGGTATGAATTTAAATAACAggatatataatatatatattttcctttttttttttttttttgtttttttgaaagggcaacaaaaagaaaaaaaaattgcttaattaataaacaacAGAAATTAAcacaaattaaattaaattaaattaaattaaatccattttcattttcatttttacttGCATACGTGTACATTTCCCATTCTTCATTTTACCATTTGTTTACCACTTAATAATCCccaattataaaataaactttttgcttattaaatttaaagtcTGTTATCAACCATTTTGGATGGATAAAGtcacaaaaatataaaaaggtATATTCTAATAGAAAGAGCAG is part of the Saccharomycodes ludwigii strain NBRC 1722 chromosome III, whole genome shotgun sequence genome and encodes:
- the TEP1 gene encoding putative phosphatidylinositol-3,4,5-trisphosphate 3-phosphatase (similar to Saccharomyces cerevisiae YNL128W | TEP1 | TEnsin-like Phosphatase); the encoded protein is MESSILRNSEKLIKTIYSSPLNTMNTECDHTIQSDIQTSTIVLRLELNDNPYNADISKFRSTENFFTKDSSSKEIKKISSIKNLKLPLDISYISDRLIVGSYPVTKYPKLLYRNKLEDVIQFLNQAHGHNRWKIFNLKVEQSDSDYTDNELLSIINSFKDANKQVALTNYENNESITLPLTSNSTNTDTTNQNSPRLGWFEMASEKLKKTMSYSNTGSYNRSYEKPQNLRYNKNNAASNISQYLNRCGWMDHAPPTFLNLQKIIDNMKQWLDDCGENICFVHCKMGKGRSGVIATAYMMKYDNLCLKDALEIFKNTRFKPGVSRGITIPSQLRYLSYHEQYLSFKKESDRLDIIKILNSESSILLQFQIRQIRILKPSNLLFDKKLREELIFEINFECVNSHNMNKIEPLFKYVFNFSDYLLNLNGNIVMETATNGNKLLIFKENKCLKVGISDVRITFSLKTKSKHTILNNVSKYSSYSYFWLNFYWETLSCSVKTHEPQYYLLGSLQKEQANKVRGFSMGQYQINWNTLDGSGGINGNLHKGLKLFDKIEIDWAV
- the LSM12 gene encoding Lsm12p (similar to Saccharomyces cerevisiae YHR121W | LSM12 | Like SM), with translation MNLDNIIGVTVKVTNLLGKETIGRIYSFNSESGNITILTSGQKQNSNNNSGSSNSNNNGFSFKIFKISFIKSIEFINNTQSSVSYLKKHPLKPHYVDLERVKNLLDEQVKITGQRDLFLGKNVTKEGQFIFDKLHKTISEIKWDNRTKDIILLEEVKITPPYKVKNIQAIAHHNNDSVEFISKIVVDAWEKLDKEQINSIYSNKEKRKKDK
- a CDS encoding uncharacterized protein (similar to Saccharomyces cerevisiae YPL231W | FAS2 | Fatty Acid Synthetase); the protein is MPIRPEFEQELAHVLLIELLSFQLASPVRWIETQDVFLQNLGSERIIEIGPSSILTNMTKRTIANKYESFDAASVLKREVLCHSVDYDAIYYNDEPLLKSEEMLREHGDHATALVKPTAPASPAPSAGTNKSVAQPIFDVPVEPKFIVHTLVAQKLKKPLNQISMLCCIKDLVGGKSTIQNEILGDLSCEFGNIPERLEDIPLNEVAEYIKENNAPSNKLGVKTSSLISRLVSSKMSGGFSITVIRKYLSTRWGFSTGRQDSVLLTALTNEPKIRLSVEKDAKLFWDDMVKHYASASGIKLDNIIIAAEPSGGSSSCTIDVATLENLFMDQKQLTQRQLALLANYLKLDLKIADKELLKNKESFEQVQAHLDCLTEEFGEYFLKGVSPYFSRKKARKFDSSWNWAKQDLLALYFKVIHHGLGAFNEELVNDTINFINKSNAFTLKIMEYLYYNIDDKRGKNYGYAKSFISKLLEKCRIHCNLSPVFKSVTLFTDPNTFVDANGNIIYKEIRRNVIELFPQDLETTIATFKADSEVIESPGKMNRIHRIIEMEASRQMFLEENKDPEPIFDFDNDFLCVDFINSVCESPIETLVDSALSSSIPLKQNSFFSLKRKDKSGEWLNDNDLTILYFDALQKALAEGVTFDNKYVLITGASVDSIGTYILQGLLQGGAKVIATTYSFDRKKTKYFQSLYTKWGSKGSALVLVPFNQGSKQDCENLIKYIYDDVKKGGLGWDLDVIIPFAAISETNVELENINSKSEFAHRIMMTNILRMLGCIKREKRSRNVDTRPAQVILPLSSNCDTLGGNGLCSESKLALEALFSKWHTENWSSELSICGAIIGWTRDADSTSPNNIIAEGLENRGIATYSQVEMAFNLLGLLAPDIALACQNYPIVADLTSGLQNINNLKEVTTQLHSDLYEISSIRKAISEETFIEKRVTTGKEIDTCHPNFEVSPKSNINLGFPALKSYNEIKKLSPHLEGLLNLNKVVVITGFAEVGPWGSSRTRWEMEAYGKFSLEGCIEMAWMMGLIKYFSGNIEGVPYTGWVDSKSNEPVKDNDVKSKYEAHILDHTGIRLIEPELCNGYDPNKKHLIQEVVVQHNLEPFETSKEAALQFKQEHGDKVDIFEIQETGEYSVRLLKGSVLYIPKALKFDRLVSGQVPTGWDPKTYGISEDIISQVDKVTLFVLVSVAETFISSGITDPYEVYKYVHVSEVGNCSGSCLGGDWALHRMYKDRFKDESFQNDILQESFINTMSAWVNMLLISSSGPIKTPVGACATAVESLDIGHETILSGKAKICIVGGYEGFIEESSFEFGKMKATSNSIDEFECGRSPAEMSRPATSTRNGFVESDGSGIQLLMTAELALSMGVPIYGILAFTATASDKIGKSVPAPGKGILTTSKEHNSIFMPKITNIKYRKSQLKSIKEQAKLWAIAEIEALSDEVLFVPEVQRTQYVVERIAEIENQVDYQIKCAQDQWGNEFYKNNPCIAPIRGALAVYDLSVDDIDVASFHGTSTKANDTNESATVNSMMEHLGRSEGNPVIGVFQKYLTGHPKGAAGAWMTNGALQILNSGIIPGNRNADNIDSAMEQYKYVAYPSHSIKTDGVKAVSITCFGFGQKGAQAIVINPDYLYASVTEHLYEDYKTKLKKRERVAQQYFSKGMINNSLFVAKEKAPYPDTLQEKVYLNPLARVTLNEDNELIFEEQTVGNDQDYDSKNASQTTKMVSDLINATKGQYHKPFEVYIELVNKDLDIFNDLNLLLTEFTTEEINYCKKQPDQRASFAGTKAAKMAIMKKLNIQCNKEYLKQIEIDRGLDLTPKVKLYSYIKDMVTKMGISSINVSIINKELQAIAFISY